Proteins encoded within one genomic window of Enterococcus haemoperoxidus ATCC BAA-382:
- a CDS encoding acyltransferase family protein, whose translation MGVKSIDRFAKEKQLSTKGIDLVKYAAAILVICFHCESVFQDPAIGHLFKNVLCRVAVPYFLISTSYFVKRGQNQSSDYIKQYIKSLVKSYLFWSLIYLPVGFTWIQQNYSLSPMLYPVALVAGLFYTGTYYHLWYIPAAIFGIICVQWLLKKTGYVVLFSLALLMYAFGSLETYYAYIGNEQLKVFFDQYMGVFVTTRNGLFFALIFVVIGFFLWDYHEKIVNYQRYLGGLLVLMGIFLVGEGIIVYSNVGIDKNFMWMLVPFTGCLFSWSLFVKVEKKINVKRLRELGKYYFFVHPLCILWAANLVHSYEFFANSWLQLIVTLLATHLLSSLIITVTEQLPCYYFDLQLMLKVNSRYIQNLI comes from the coding sequence ATGGGGGTGAAAAGTATCGACAGATTCGCGAAAGAAAAGCAGCTGAGTACTAAAGGGATCGATTTAGTTAAATATGCGGCAGCAATTTTAGTTATTTGTTTTCATTGTGAAAGTGTTTTTCAAGATCCGGCAATCGGTCACTTATTTAAAAATGTTTTGTGCCGGGTTGCGGTTCCTTATTTTTTGATTTCAACTAGTTACTTTGTTAAAAGAGGACAGAATCAATCATCTGATTACATAAAACAGTATATTAAGTCATTGGTGAAATCTTATTTGTTTTGGAGTCTGATTTATTTGCCGGTTGGGTTTACGTGGATTCAGCAAAATTATTCTCTTAGCCCTATGCTATATCCAGTCGCTTTGGTAGCCGGATTATTTTATACAGGAACTTATTATCATCTTTGGTACATTCCAGCTGCAATTTTCGGAATCATTTGTGTCCAGTGGCTGCTCAAAAAAACTGGCTATGTGGTTTTGTTTAGTTTAGCTCTACTTATGTATGCGTTTGGTTCGTTGGAAACCTATTATGCTTATATTGGAAATGAACAGTTGAAAGTCTTTTTTGATCAGTATATGGGAGTATTTGTCACAACTCGTAACGGCTTGTTTTTTGCATTGATCTTTGTGGTGATTGGCTTCTTCTTATGGGATTATCATGAAAAGATTGTGAACTACCAAAGATACTTAGGCGGGCTTTTAGTCCTGATGGGAATCTTTTTAGTAGGCGAAGGAATTATTGTTTACTCAAACGTTGGAATCGATAAGAATTTTATGTGGATGCTCGTTCCTTTCACTGGTTGCCTTTTTAGCTGGAGTTTATTTGTGAAGGTGGAGAAGAAAATCAATGTAAAACGGTTGCGAGAGTTAGGTAAATATTATTTTTTTGTCCATCCATTATGTATTTTGTGGGCAGCTAATTTAGTGCATAGTTATGAATTTTTTGCCAATAGTTGGCTGCAGCTGATCGTGACGTTACTGGCTACGCATCTATTAAGCTCACTAATAATCACGGTGACTGAGCAATTACCTTGCTACTATTTTGATTTACAACTTATGCTAAAAGTAAATAGTCGCTATATCCAAAATCTTATTTAA
- the fabI gene encoding enoyl-ACP reductase FabI — protein MFLKNKKVVVMGVANKRSIAWGCAKALKEQGADIIYTYQNERMKKQVLKLAEPTDLLVECDVAFDESIAKAFQTIQEKYDKIDGLVHAIAFANKEELDGNVSDISRSGFLLAQDISSYSLLAVAHHAKPMLNPGSGIVTMTYLGSERAIPNYNMMGIAKASLETAVKYLAYEFAADKIRVNGISAGAIKTLAVTGVKDYDQLIKISEGRTPDKAGVTIEEVGNTCAFLVSELAAGIVGDIIYVDKGVHLT, from the coding sequence ATGTTTCTAAAAAATAAAAAAGTCGTCGTGATGGGCGTAGCAAACAAAAGAAGTATTGCTTGGGGATGTGCCAAAGCATTAAAAGAACAAGGCGCTGATATTATTTACACATACCAAAATGAGCGTATGAAAAAACAAGTGTTAAAATTAGCTGAACCAACAGATTTACTTGTTGAATGCGATGTTGCCTTTGATGAGTCGATTGCTAAAGCTTTCCAAACGATCCAAGAAAAATATGACAAAATCGATGGTTTAGTGCACGCTATTGCCTTCGCTAACAAAGAAGAGTTAGATGGAAATGTTAGTGATATCAGCCGTTCAGGTTTTTTATTGGCTCAAGATATCAGCAGCTACTCACTTTTAGCTGTTGCACATCACGCTAAACCAATGCTAAATCCAGGGTCAGGAATTGTCACAATGACCTATCTTGGTTCTGAAAGAGCCATTCCGAACTACAACATGATGGGAATCGCTAAAGCGTCACTAGAAACAGCTGTAAAATACTTAGCTTATGAATTTGCAGCTGATAAAATCCGTGTGAATGGAATTTCCGCTGGAGCTATCAAAACGCTTGCAGTGACTGGCGTGAAAGATTACGATCAATTGATCAAAATTTCAGAAGGTCGTACGCCAGACAAAGCAGGTGTTACGATCGAAGAAGTTGGAAATACCTGTGCGTTCTTAGTGAGCGAACTCGCTGCTGGTATTGTCGGCGATATTATTTACGTGGATAAAGGCGTTCATCTTACTTAA
- the fabF gene encoding beta-ketoacyl-ACP synthase II: MKRVVITGMGAVTPLGNTVKEYWQNLVNGKLGIAKITKFDSEDTGVALAGEVKDFDPSEVLDRKEQKRMDLFSQYGVVAAMEAWNMSGLTQDTIDPKRFGVIVGSGIGGMTTLQDQVRVMDKKGAKRVTPFFVPMVIANMASGNISIKLGAKGPSQTIVTACASATNAIGEAFRTIKYGLADMMITGGTEATICEIGIAGFAALSALNTTEDPTRASIPFDKERHGFVMGEGAGMLMLEELEHAQKRGATILGEIVGYGSNCDASHMTAPLKDGSGAADAIELALAEAAIDASAVGYVNAHGTSTPANDAAETAALKRVFGERAYDIPVSSTKSMTGHLLGAAGGIEAIACVKTLQEGVAHPTVGYDVADPECDLDYVTDGSRPVQAEYAISNSFGFGGHNGVICMKKWEEN; this comes from the coding sequence ATGAAACGAGTTGTAATAACAGGAATGGGAGCAGTGACTCCTTTAGGAAATACTGTGAAAGAGTATTGGCAAAATCTAGTCAATGGAAAATTAGGAATCGCTAAAATTACTAAATTTGATTCTGAAGATACAGGTGTGGCACTTGCAGGCGAAGTGAAAGACTTTGACCCAAGTGAAGTTCTTGATCGTAAAGAACAAAAGCGGATGGATTTATTTTCTCAGTATGGGGTAGTCGCTGCGATGGAAGCGTGGAATATGAGTGGTTTAACGCAAGATACAATCGATCCCAAGCGTTTTGGTGTAATTGTCGGTAGTGGGATCGGCGGTATGACAACGTTACAAGATCAAGTCAGAGTCATGGATAAAAAAGGGGCTAAACGAGTAACACCTTTCTTTGTACCAATGGTGATCGCAAACATGGCTTCTGGAAATATTTCAATCAAATTAGGAGCAAAAGGCCCCTCTCAAACAATCGTGACAGCCTGTGCTTCAGCGACGAATGCTATCGGTGAGGCATTCCGTACAATCAAATACGGTTTAGCTGATATGATGATCACAGGTGGGACAGAAGCGACGATTTGTGAAATCGGCATTGCTGGTTTTGCCGCTTTGAGTGCGTTGAATACGACAGAAGATCCAACAAGAGCATCGATTCCATTTGATAAAGAAAGACATGGTTTTGTAATGGGTGAAGGTGCTGGCATGTTGATGTTAGAAGAATTAGAGCACGCGCAAAAACGCGGTGCAACGATTCTAGGTGAAATCGTAGGTTACGGTAGTAATTGTGATGCTAGTCATATGACAGCACCGTTGAAAGACGGTAGTGGTGCGGCAGATGCTATCGAATTAGCTTTAGCAGAAGCGGCAATTGATGCTTCTGCTGTAGGGTATGTCAATGCTCATGGTACGTCAACACCAGCCAACGATGCCGCAGAAACAGCTGCATTGAAACGAGTGTTTGGCGAACGTGCCTATGATATTCCAGTTTCAAGCACAAAAAGTATGACAGGTCACCTTTTGGGAGCCGCTGGAGGAATTGAAGCAATTGCTTGTGTGAAAACGTTACAAGAAGGTGTTGCACATCCAACAGTAGGCTATGACGTAGCTGATCCAGAATGTGATTTAGATTATGTAACAGATGGCTCACGCCCCGTACAAGCAGAATATGCGATCAGCAATTCGTTTGGCTTTGGCGGTCATAATGGCGTTATTTGTATGAAAAAATGGGAGGAAAACTAA
- the fabZ gene encoding 3-hydroxyacyl-ACP dehydratase FabZ, which translates to MTRLMNATEIMEMIPNRYPICFIDYVDEIITDKKIIATKNVTINEEFFQGHFPGNPTMPGVLIIEALAQVGSILILKMDQFKGETAYIGGINKAKFRQKVVPGDVLKLHFEIVKIRDYVGIGKATAFVEDKKVCECELTFIVGR; encoded by the coding sequence ATGACAAGATTAATGAATGCAACAGAAATTATGGAAATGATTCCAAACCGTTACCCAATTTGCTTTATCGACTATGTGGATGAAATCATCACGGACAAAAAAATTATTGCGACAAAAAACGTAACGATCAACGAAGAATTCTTCCAAGGACATTTCCCTGGAAACCCAACAATGCCAGGTGTTTTGATTATTGAAGCACTAGCACAAGTTGGATCGATTTTAATTTTGAAAATGGATCAATTTAAAGGTGAAACAGCTTATATTGGTGGAATTAATAAAGCAAAATTTCGTCAAAAAGTAGTGCCTGGTGATGTGTTGAAACTACATTTTGAAATCGTGAAAATCAGAGATTATGTAGGAATCGGGAAAGCTACAGCTTTTGTTGAAGATAAAAAAGTTTGTGAATGCGAATTGACATTTATTGTAGGTAGATAA
- a CDS encoding PucR family transcriptional regulator gives MLTVKNFLQLAPFKSFQLVAGSKGLENKITGVNILDNPDASDWLSAGELLITSGYFFSENAEIQKRFIQRFKEINCSAICIKPHIYLKGIPESMRNLADELSLPIIEIPYGIAFSKIMNTVMAEISGRMNELNQASLDIHSQFFEISLHGGGMSKIALGLAEMVNNPVVLVDTDWTVLAVSDYKQPLIQGAIKKSDDTCPFPIQIFTDLPTNFERIQKPITRGILLDEQEYPCVIMPVYFDTIHYGFILVYQIERPLTDLDYVALENGSMAFALEQMRIFEIERTENRIRRDFFDQLLTGQIKNLEALAAYDTTIDPSLNYTVLIFSIQTFGHESDSLMKKKQSEDRLMKSLLSSLTTYTATRFPQLHLFSRKNQLVMLLGTDPKLSTLKTHNEISDTAERIRMYLEQQGHSEREIFCTIGSTLPILELSQSFDEAKKVIQLLEDDLREEKIYFFNDFYFDSFLVDSISKEQGKKFYTHYLDTLLTYDRENNTSFTPTLKAYLAHHLNIATTSRGLFIHRNTLLYRIDKIKGLLPVDLDQEKNTFALQLALKLYELYH, from the coding sequence ATGCTAACAGTCAAAAACTTCCTGCAACTTGCTCCTTTCAAATCGTTTCAACTTGTCGCTGGTTCAAAAGGGCTTGAAAATAAGATCACCGGTGTAAATATTTTAGATAATCCTGACGCTTCAGACTGGTTGTCAGCTGGAGAACTACTGATTACTTCTGGGTATTTTTTCAGTGAAAATGCCGAAATCCAAAAACGCTTTATTCAACGTTTTAAAGAAATCAATTGTTCTGCAATTTGTATCAAACCACATATTTACTTAAAAGGGATTCCTGAATCTATGAGGAATTTAGCTGATGAACTCTCTCTTCCTATTATTGAAATTCCTTATGGGATCGCATTTTCAAAAATAATGAATACTGTCATGGCAGAAATTTCTGGACGGATGAATGAGCTGAACCAAGCTTCTTTAGATATCCATTCACAATTTTTTGAAATCTCGCTCCATGGTGGTGGCATGAGCAAAATTGCTTTGGGATTAGCAGAAATGGTCAATAATCCTGTTGTCTTAGTTGATACAGACTGGACGGTATTAGCTGTCAGTGATTATAAACAACCGCTGATCCAAGGGGCTATCAAAAAGTCCGATGATACATGTCCATTCCCTATTCAAATTTTTACTGATTTACCAACAAATTTTGAGCGTATTCAAAAGCCGATCACTCGGGGTATTCTATTGGATGAACAAGAATACCCTTGCGTGATCATGCCTGTTTACTTTGATACGATTCATTACGGCTTCATTTTGGTTTATCAAATAGAACGACCATTAACCGACCTTGATTATGTTGCTTTAGAAAATGGTTCGATGGCATTTGCATTAGAGCAAATGCGGATTTTTGAAATTGAACGGACGGAAAATCGGATTCGTCGTGATTTCTTCGATCAATTATTAACAGGTCAAATCAAAAATCTAGAGGCTTTAGCTGCTTATGATACAACGATTGATCCAAGCTTAAACTATACAGTTTTGATTTTTTCGATACAAACATTCGGTCACGAATCGGATTCTTTGATGAAAAAGAAGCAGTCAGAAGATCGACTAATGAAAAGCTTATTATCATCACTAACAACCTACACAGCCACCCGGTTTCCACAGCTTCACTTGTTTAGCCGTAAAAATCAGTTAGTTATGCTGTTAGGCACCGATCCAAAATTAAGTACATTAAAAACTCATAATGAAATTTCTGATACTGCTGAACGAATCCGTATGTATTTGGAACAACAGGGTCACTCTGAACGGGAAATATTTTGTACGATTGGTTCAACGTTGCCGATCCTTGAATTATCTCAAAGTTTTGATGAAGCAAAAAAAGTCATCCAATTGCTTGAGGATGACTTAAGAGAAGAGAAAATCTATTTTTTTAATGACTTTTACTTTGATTCCTTTTTAGTTGATTCGATTTCAAAGGAACAGGGAAAAAAATTCTACACACACTATTTAGATACACTATTGACCTATGATCGAGAGAATAACACAAGTTTCACTCCAACATTAAAGGCTTATTTAGCGCATCATTTGAATATCGCAACAACTTCAAGAGGGTTGTTTATCCATCGAAATACGTTACTTTATCGAATTGACAAAATCAAAGGGCTACTGCCAGTTGATCTAGATCAAGAAAAAAATACCTTTGCACTGCAATTGGCGTTAAAATTGTATGAGTTATACCATTAG
- a CDS encoding DUF2877 domain-containing protein gives MRTYQSLSGTRNFISEIQNQSWKGAVHSTFNRTINIICDSGELYTIAAEELDNAPNTLRVTDFFYNRPQIRIKTPVYSQKGLLMIGETAAIESQSASEWYYPEIEFPKKSEYSRIEKRLAQLNQWLIQLENTGGYLLNKTQATTYEKTIHVMLWQESEQLLVYLKEKQLFQAMRQLNRVIGLGPGLTPSGDDFLVGLALIFTTVNYPYHSFKQWLFNSRNELKKRTNIISFSTLDWAIKGIARERIGCFLKELFYGESEAVLKEKMFAVLAIGSTSGGDILAGMLAGIKLTLESVK, from the coding sequence ATGCGTACGTATCAATCCCTGTCAGGAACTCGAAATTTCATATCTGAGATTCAAAATCAGTCATGGAAAGGAGCAGTGCATAGTACGTTTAATCGAACAATAAATATAATTTGTGATTCAGGAGAACTGTACACCATAGCGGCAGAGGAATTGGACAATGCGCCCAATACATTGAGAGTAACTGACTTTTTTTACAATCGGCCTCAAATACGTATAAAAACCCCAGTTTATTCCCAAAAAGGACTATTAATGATTGGGGAAACAGCAGCAATTGAGAGTCAAAGTGCGAGTGAGTGGTATTATCCGGAAATTGAATTTCCAAAGAAGTCTGAGTATTCAAGGATCGAAAAACGATTAGCCCAACTGAATCAATGGTTAATCCAATTGGAAAATACCGGTGGCTATTTATTAAACAAGACACAAGCAACAACATACGAAAAAACAATACACGTGATGCTTTGGCAAGAATCAGAACAATTATTGGTGTACTTGAAGGAGAAGCAGCTGTTTCAAGCGATGAGACAATTAAATCGGGTGATTGGATTAGGTCCGGGTTTGACTCCTTCAGGTGATGATTTCTTAGTTGGATTAGCACTCATTTTTACCACCGTTAATTATCCGTACCATTCATTCAAACAATGGTTGTTCAATAGCCGAAATGAGTTGAAAAAACGAACGAATATTATCAGTTTTTCCACATTAGATTGGGCGATCAAAGGGATAGCTAGAGAACGGATCGGTTGTTTCTTGAAGGAGTTATTTTATGGCGAAAGCGAGGCAGTTTTGAAAGAGAAAATGTTCGCAGTATTGGCAATCGGCTCAACATCTGGTGGTGATATATTGGCAGGCATGTTGGCAGGAATTAAACTGACGTTGGAAAGTGTAAAGTGA
- the fdrA gene encoding acyl-CoA synthetase FdrA, whose amino-acid sequence MAISIKIQPNTYIDSVSLMALSTKANQLAGVDQAIIAMATEMNKEVMKNVGLFTDEIAQAQTSDLIIALEAKDEQESADLIQKIETLMTEKKEKTANQTTESFTTIETAKKAIPEANIAVISVNGQYAAREARKALNNDLHVMMFSDNVSVEEEIELKDLAHEKGLLMMGPDCGTAIINNVGLCFANNVRKGSIGIVGASGTGSQEISVRIHEFGEGISQLIGIGGRDLSEAVGGKMMLDAIDAMDADEDTKVIVLISKPPAKVVEEKILARARIADKPVVIWFIGSETRENEEGIYFEKMSKSAALRAVTLAGIDQNSLDVHPLNLPLIEEVRGKLNSEQKYIRGLFTGGTLCDEAMFTAKERFSDVYSNIATDQEYLLHFGDRSKAHTFIDFGADEFTNGKPHPMIDPSNRIARFTEEAADPTVGVILMDFVLGYGAHSDPVGVMIPAMKAAKEQAAAKGRHLEIIGYVLGTDSDKQNINEQVEKLTSIGATYASSSQNAGLLAREFVVKGAEK is encoded by the coding sequence ATGGCAATCAGTATTAAAATTCAACCCAATACGTATATTGACTCTGTCTCTTTGATGGCATTATCAACAAAAGCTAATCAGTTAGCTGGAGTCGATCAAGCAATCATTGCGATGGCAACCGAAATGAATAAAGAAGTGATGAAAAATGTTGGTTTATTTACAGATGAAATTGCTCAAGCTCAAACGAGTGATTTAATTATCGCTTTAGAGGCTAAAGACGAACAGGAATCAGCTGACTTGATTCAAAAAATCGAAACGTTGATGACTGAAAAAAAAGAAAAGACTGCCAATCAAACGACCGAAAGCTTTACTACGATTGAAACGGCGAAAAAGGCTATTCCAGAAGCGAATATAGCCGTAATTTCCGTCAACGGTCAGTATGCTGCTCGTGAAGCAAGAAAAGCGTTGAACAATGATCTACATGTGATGATGTTTAGCGACAACGTGAGTGTAGAGGAAGAAATCGAATTAAAAGATCTAGCACATGAAAAAGGTTTATTAATGATGGGTCCGGATTGTGGAACGGCAATTATCAACAACGTTGGCTTATGTTTTGCGAACAATGTCCGAAAAGGGAGCATAGGGATTGTTGGAGCTTCTGGCACAGGAAGTCAAGAAATCAGTGTTCGAATCCATGAATTTGGTGAAGGGATTTCTCAATTGATTGGGATTGGTGGACGAGACCTCAGTGAAGCGGTTGGTGGAAAAATGATGTTGGATGCGATTGATGCAATGGATGCAGATGAAGATACAAAAGTGATCGTGCTGATTTCTAAACCGCCAGCAAAAGTGGTGGAAGAAAAAATCCTTGCTAGAGCTAGAATAGCGGATAAACCTGTTGTTATTTGGTTTATTGGTAGTGAAACACGAGAAAATGAAGAAGGTATTTACTTTGAAAAAATGTCTAAATCCGCAGCTTTAAGAGCTGTTACTTTAGCAGGAATCGATCAAAATAGTTTGGATGTTCATCCGTTGAATTTACCTTTGATCGAGGAAGTTCGAGGGAAATTGAATTCAGAACAAAAATACATTCGTGGGTTATTCACAGGGGGAACGCTCTGTGATGAAGCGATGTTTACTGCAAAAGAACGTTTTTCTGATGTATATAGCAATATCGCAACGGATCAAGAATATCTTTTGCACTTTGGTGATAGGAGTAAAGCACACACATTTATTGATTTTGGTGCAGATGAATTTACCAATGGCAAACCCCACCCAATGATTGATCCATCTAATCGAATTGCTCGTTTTACAGAAGAAGCAGCTGATCCTACAGTTGGTGTGATTCTAATGGATTTTGTACTAGGATATGGTGCTCATTCAGATCCGGTCGGTGTGATGATTCCGGCAATGAAAGCAGCGAAAGAACAAGCGGCAGCAAAAGGGAGACATTTAGAAATCATCGGCTATGTCTTAGGGACAGATTCCGATAAACAAAACATCAATGAACAAGTCGAAAAATTGACTTCAATTGGTGCAACATATGCCAGTAGCAGTCAAAATGCTGGCTTACTAGCAAGAGAATTTGTTGTGAAAGGAGCAGAAAAATGA
- a CDS encoding DUF1116 domain-containing protein, with the protein MSKITELFQEEPVIINLGIESFQEELVEQQVKATYLNWAPPGRGKANILAALEKIETPENLEKIKNANEEAVHRIISSQISLSGYDQAINVVPGMTKNTILHAGPPITWAKMNGPMKGAVKGALVFEGLAKDLEDAEQVAASGEIIFSPCHEHQCVGSMAGVTSASMYMHIVENKTYGNVAFTNLSEQMSKILRMGANDDSVIERLIWMRDVFGPILRDAMKLCTDGIDLKHMLAQALHMGDECHNRNNAGTTLLIQALTPYIIQTEHSIEEMKEVFDFVASSDYFSGPTWMAMCKAALDSAVGIPYSTVVTTMARNGTEFGIHISGIEGNPWFVGPSQKVIGPMFAGYKPEDAGLDIGDSAITETYGIGGFAMAAAPAIVALVGGTIEDALRFSTEMQGITTAENPNITIPTLDFMGVPSGIDSLKVIQTNTLPIINTAIAHKEAGIGMIGAGITHPPMEAFEKAIIAFSEQL; encoded by the coding sequence ATGAGTAAAATCACTGAATTATTTCAAGAAGAACCTGTTATTATCAATCTTGGTATTGAATCATTTCAAGAAGAATTGGTGGAACAACAAGTCAAAGCGACTTATTTAAATTGGGCCCCTCCAGGACGAGGCAAAGCCAACATTTTAGCCGCTTTAGAGAAAATCGAAACACCTGAAAATTTAGAAAAAATCAAAAATGCAAATGAAGAAGCGGTGCATCGTATCATTTCTTCTCAAATTTCGCTGAGTGGCTACGATCAAGCTATCAATGTTGTACCAGGTATGACTAAAAATACGATTTTACATGCGGGACCACCGATTACTTGGGCTAAAATGAATGGTCCGATGAAAGGTGCAGTCAAAGGCGCATTGGTCTTTGAAGGCTTAGCGAAAGACTTAGAAGATGCGGAACAAGTTGCAGCTTCTGGTGAAATCATTTTCTCACCATGCCACGAACATCAATGTGTCGGTTCAATGGCAGGCGTAACCTCAGCGTCTATGTATATGCATATCGTGGAAAATAAAACATACGGCAACGTGGCTTTTACCAATCTAAGTGAACAAATGTCAAAAATTTTACGGATGGGTGCTAATGATGATAGTGTGATCGAACGCTTGATTTGGATGCGGGATGTTTTTGGTCCAATTTTACGTGACGCTATGAAATTATGTACTGATGGTATCGATTTAAAACATATGCTGGCTCAAGCGCTGCATATGGGAGATGAATGCCACAATCGCAATAATGCTGGCACGACATTACTGATTCAAGCGTTGACGCCTTATATTATTCAAACAGAACATTCTATCGAAGAAATGAAGGAAGTATTTGACTTTGTTGCTAGCAGTGATTATTTTTCAGGACCAACTTGGATGGCAATGTGTAAAGCAGCTTTAGATTCAGCAGTTGGTATTCCCTATAGTACAGTCGTTACAACAATGGCGAGAAATGGCACGGAATTTGGTATTCACATTAGCGGTATTGAAGGGAATCCATGGTTTGTTGGACCTTCTCAAAAAGTTATCGGTCCGATGTTTGCAGGTTACAAGCCAGAAGATGCTGGACTTGATATTGGAGATAGTGCAATCACTGAAACCTACGGAATAGGGGGCTTTGCAATGGCTGCCGCTCCGGCAATCGTCGCTTTAGTCGGTGGGACGATTGAAGATGCTCTACGTTTCTCTACGGAAATGCAAGGAATCACAACCGCAGAAAATCCAAATATCACGATCCCAACATTAGACTTCATGGGTGTTCCATCAGGGATCGATAGTTTAAAAGTCATCCAAACCAATACATTACCAATCATCAACACAGCAATTGCTCATAAAGAAGCCGGAATCGGAATGATTGGAGCGGGCATCACTCACCCACCGATGGAAGCTTTTGAAAAAGCCATTATTGCATTTAGTGAGCAACTATAA
- a CDS encoding ankyrin repeat domain-containing protein gives MDTTKVDQTLFQAIKLEQTEQVQQLLNEGCDVSVTDEWGRSPLMVAVQSNHLSMVKELLIFGADVNQRDHTLLTPFICAAANGFDNIVSAIIQSGRADLASVNRFGGTALLPSSEKGYLRTVQLCLAAGVPVNHVNRLSWSALLEAVILGDGGFLYQDVIRELIQHHADIAQIDDTGKNAHDYAKETANEKLISIVEKQEVEELIFHEVRTYLRKGKLNQALNVLEAQDQTNLEVLYYLGYTYQRLKDYPTAIDYYEKGLEQDEQFAFYIGNSYRMIGEIDRALQIYDQAIKTDQGFFYRYHKSNFLRELGRHEEAVKMMDDLLKDYPRRVDFYFHKANSLRSLNRHQEAIEAMERAIQLNPENPLFSEHRAQSLQLVKN, from the coding sequence ATGGATACAACAAAAGTAGATCAAACCTTATTCCAAGCAATCAAATTAGAGCAAACGGAACAGGTTCAGCAATTATTAAACGAAGGTTGTGATGTGTCGGTGACTGATGAGTGGGGACGTTCCCCGTTGATGGTAGCGGTGCAATCTAATCATTTGTCTATGGTCAAAGAATTGCTGATTTTTGGTGCAGATGTAAATCAGCGTGACCACACACTACTTACACCTTTCATTTGTGCGGCGGCTAATGGATTTGATAACATCGTTAGTGCAATCATTCAATCAGGACGCGCGGATTTAGCTTCTGTCAATCGTTTTGGCGGCACAGCCTTGCTTCCCTCTAGCGAAAAAGGTTATTTAAGAACTGTTCAGCTGTGTCTGGCAGCAGGTGTTCCTGTTAATCATGTTAATCGTTTAAGCTGGTCAGCGTTGTTAGAAGCTGTCATTTTAGGTGATGGTGGTTTCTTATATCAAGATGTGATTCGTGAATTAATTCAACATCATGCGGACATCGCTCAAATAGATGATACTGGGAAAAATGCGCATGATTATGCGAAAGAAACAGCTAATGAAAAATTAATCTCTATTGTAGAAAAACAAGAAGTCGAAGAGTTGATTTTTCACGAGGTACGAACCTATTTGAGAAAAGGAAAACTGAATCAGGCCCTTAACGTATTAGAAGCACAAGATCAAACGAATTTAGAAGTTCTTTATTATTTAGGCTATACGTACCAACGCTTAAAAGACTATCCTACAGCAATCGATTATTATGAAAAAGGCTTGGAACAAGATGAGCAATTTGCTTTCTATATCGGAAATAGTTATCGGATGATAGGAGAGATAGACCGCGCATTGCAAATTTATGATCAAGCAATCAAAACAGATCAGGGCTTCTTTTATCGTTATCATAAATCTAATTTTTTAAGAGAGTTAGGTCGCCATGAAGAAGCTGTCAAAATGATGGATGATTTGTTAAAAGACTATCCTAGACGAGTTGATTTTTATTTTCATAAAGCAAACAGTTTACGTAGTTTGAATCGGCATCAAGAAGCCATCGAAGCCATGGAACGAGCGATTCAACTCAATCCAGAAAATCCATTATTTTCAGAACACCGTGCACAATCACTTCAGTTAGTAAAAAACTAA